In one Staphylococcus lutrae genomic region, the following are encoded:
- a CDS encoding RluA family pseudouridine synthase encodes MEKHAFKIELPAHHLQRIDKILPEFHSEWSRSQIQDWIKLGLVSVNGKTVKSNYKLKMGDLIEVTEKEVVEADILPENLNLDIYYEDDDVAIVYKPKGMVVHPSPGHYSGTLVNGLMYQIKNLSGINGEIRPGIVHRIDKDTSGLLMVAKNDVAHRSLVAQLMAKTVKRKYTALVHGHIPHEFGTIDAPIGRNKNDRQAMAVEDNGKEAITHFNVIEAFKNYTLVECELETGRTHQIRVHMKYIGYPLVGDPKYGPKKTLDIGGQALHAGLIGFEHPKTGAYIERSAPLPESFEAVIEQVRKEDV; translated from the coding sequence ATGGAAAAACATGCATTCAAAATTGAATTACCGGCCCATCATTTACAGCGCATTGATAAAATTTTGCCTGAGTTTCATTCAGAATGGTCGCGCAGTCAAATACAGGACTGGATTAAATTGGGACTCGTGTCAGTAAATGGTAAGACAGTAAAATCAAATTATAAATTAAAAATGGGCGATCTCATTGAAGTGACTGAAAAAGAAGTTGTGGAAGCAGACATTCTTCCAGAGAATTTAAATTTAGACATTTATTATGAAGATGATGATGTTGCCATCGTGTATAAACCTAAAGGAATGGTCGTTCACCCTTCGCCGGGCCACTATTCGGGAACGTTAGTCAATGGTTTAATGTATCAAATTAAAAACTTATCTGGGATTAATGGTGAAATTCGACCTGGCATTGTACACCGTATCGATAAAGATACATCTGGGTTGTTGATGGTCGCTAAAAATGATGTCGCACATCGTAGTTTAGTCGCACAATTAATGGCAAAAACGGTTAAGAGAAAATACACCGCATTAGTTCATGGCCATATCCCACATGAGTTTGGAACGATAGACGCACCGATAGGTAGAAATAAAAATGATCGTCAAGCAATGGCCGTAGAAGACAATGGTAAAGAAGCGATTACACATTTTAATGTCATTGAAGCGTTTAAAAATTATACGTTGGTGGAATGTGAGCTTGAAACAGGACGTACGCATCAAATTCGTGTGCATATGAAGTATATCGGTTATCCGTTGGTGGGTGATCCGAAATATGGACCAAAGAAAACGCTAGATATTGGAGGACAAGCCCTTCACGCGGGTTTAATTGGCTTTGAACATCCTAAAACAGGAGCATATATTGAACGATCTGCGCCGCTACCAGAATCGTTCGAAGCGGTTATTGAACAAGTTCGTAAAGAAGACGTGTGA
- the pyrR gene encoding bifunctional pyr operon transcriptional regulator/uracil phosphoribosyltransferase PyrR, with the protein MAERVVLDEAAINRTVTRIAHEILEYNKGTDHLVLLGIKTRGEFLAQRIQQKIQQIEDVQVPTGTIDITDYRDDIDFREQQKVPAFDIDIDLNHRIVIIVDDVLYTGRTVRASLDAILLHARPKKIGLATLVDRGHRELPIRADFVGKNIPTAQQEAVNVYLDEIDQRNAVVIT; encoded by the coding sequence ATGGCAGAACGTGTTGTATTAGATGAGGCCGCAATCAATCGTACAGTCACTAGAATTGCACACGAAATTTTAGAATACAACAAAGGTACAGATCACCTAGTACTGCTCGGTATTAAAACACGGGGTGAATTTTTAGCGCAACGCATTCAACAAAAGATTCAACAGATAGAAGATGTACAGGTGCCTACTGGAACGATTGATATCACGGATTATCGTGACGATATTGATTTCAGAGAACAACAAAAAGTGCCTGCATTCGATATTGACATTGATTTGAACCATCGCATTGTCATAATCGTCGATGATGTGCTTTATACGGGACGAACTGTACGTGCTTCTTTAGATGCGATTTTATTGCATGCGAGACCGAAAAAAATTGGATTGGCAACACTCGTAGATCGAGGTCATCGAGAGTTACCTATCCGTGCCGATTTCGTAGGGAAAAACATTCCAACAGCACAACAAGAAGCGGTCAATGTTTATTTAGATGAAATAGATCAACGTAATGCCGTTGTCATTACATAG
- a CDS encoding uracil-xanthine permease family protein — MENEQMFERTVKPVLDVNEKPKAGQWAFLSLQHLFAMFGATVLVPFLTGLPVSSALLASGVGTLLYILITKGKIPAYLGSSFAFITPIITGLSTNSLGDMLVALFMSGVMYVVIGIAIKISGTNWLMHLLPPVVVGPVIMVIGLSLAPTAVNMAMFENPGEMKGYQLSFVAVAGITLLVTLIMQGFAKGFFSLIPVLIGIVVGYITAILFGMVNFKTIAEAAWFQFPDIYIPFVDYHPSVHLGLIAIMLPIVFVTVSEHIGHQMVINKIVGRNFFKDPGLHRSIIGDGVSTMFSSIIGGPPSTTYGENIGVLAITKIYSIYVIGGAAVIAIVLGFIGKFTALVSSIPTPVMGGVSILLFGTIAASGLRMIVESKVDFTQNRNLVIASVILVIGIGNMMLNLSQVGVQLTIEGMALSATAGIILNLILPKR, encoded by the coding sequence ATGGAAAATGAACAAATGTTTGAACGGACAGTCAAACCTGTACTGGACGTCAATGAAAAACCAAAAGCGGGGCAATGGGCCTTTTTAAGCTTACAACATCTATTTGCGATGTTTGGTGCAACGGTATTAGTCCCATTCTTAACGGGATTACCGGTATCATCGGCATTGTTAGCATCAGGTGTGGGAACACTGCTATACATCTTGATTACAAAAGGGAAAATACCAGCTTATCTTGGCTCAAGTTTTGCATTTATTACCCCGATTATTACAGGATTAAGTACGAATAGTTTAGGTGATATGCTCGTTGCATTATTTATGAGCGGAGTAATGTACGTCGTGATTGGTATCGCAATTAAAATCAGTGGGACAAATTGGCTGATGCATCTCCTTCCACCAGTGGTTGTTGGGCCTGTCATTATGGTGATTGGTTTAAGCTTAGCGCCTACTGCAGTCAACATGGCAATGTTTGAAAATCCGGGTGAAATGAAAGGTTACCAATTAAGTTTTGTAGCCGTTGCAGGTATCACATTACTCGTCACACTCATCATGCAAGGTTTTGCAAAAGGATTCTTCTCATTAATTCCTGTTTTAATTGGAATTGTTGTGGGATATATCACGGCGATTTTATTCGGCATGGTTAATTTTAAAACCATTGCTGAAGCAGCTTGGTTCCAATTTCCAGATATTTATATTCCTTTTGTTGACTATCACCCTTCTGTACATTTGGGGTTGATTGCGATCATGCTGCCTATCGTTTTCGTAACGGTAAGTGAGCATATCGGTCATCAGATGGTGATCAACAAAATTGTTGGACGTAACTTCTTTAAGGATCCTGGCTTACATCGCTCTATTATTGGAGACGGGGTCTCTACCATGTTTTCAAGTATTATCGGTGGTCCGCCGAGTACAACTTACGGGGAAAACATTGGTGTACTGGCCATAACAAAAATTTATAGCATCTACGTTATCGGAGGTGCAGCAGTCATCGCAATTGTACTTGGATTTATCGGTAAATTCACCGCACTTGTTTCTTCCATCCCAACACCAGTGATGGGCGGCGTATCCATCTTATTGTTTGGAACGATTGCTGCGAGTGGTTTGCGTATGATTGTAGAAAGTAAAGTCGATTTCACACAAAACCGTAATCTTGTCATTGCATCAGTGATTCTCGTGATTGGTATTGGTAACATGATGTTGAATTTATCTCAAGTCGGTGTACAACTCACAATTGAAGGCATGGCACTATCGGCAACAGCAGGTATCATTCTTAATTTGATTTTACCAAAACGTTAA